Proteins encoded by one window of Homoserinimonas aerilata:
- a CDS encoding dipeptide ABC transporter ATP-binding protein — protein MSATEPLLEVKDLHVGFQTADGLVPAVNGIDFTIMPGETVAIVGESGSGKSTTAHAIINLLPGSGRITGGQVLFEGRDLTTLGRREIEDVRGRLIGIVPQDPMSNLNPVWSVGFQVEETIRANGIATGRKEVKEHAIRVLKEAGLADAETRMKQFPHQFSGGMRQRVLIGIGLSSHPKLLIADEPTSALDVTVQRQILDHLGTLTGDAGTAVLFITHDLGLAAERAEKLIVMYKGKIVEAGPSVELLQNPQHPYTQRLVAAAPSLASRRIQASSHDLATLDYHATGATEGSDLIAAGEERAQHQVAQTDAEPAIVVDKLTKVFKIRGGKGGAKELRAVDEVSFSIPRGTTMALVGESGSGKSTVARMLLKLETVTSGSIRIGGTDIAGMNRRQLFSLRSRMQPVFQDPYGSLDPLRSIGSTIAEPLVTHKVGDHASRKARVLELLEQVALPSTLISRYPNELSGGQRQRVAVARALALKPEIVILDEAVSALDVLVQAQILQLLAELQSELNLTYLFITHDLAVVRVIADHVSVMSKGRIVESATTDEVFDNPREQYTRELLDAIPGAGIKLGI, from the coding sequence ATGAGCGCGACCGAACCACTGCTCGAGGTCAAGGATCTGCACGTCGGATTCCAGACCGCAGACGGCCTCGTCCCCGCCGTCAACGGAATCGACTTCACGATCATGCCCGGCGAGACCGTCGCCATCGTGGGGGAGTCCGGCTCCGGCAAGTCGACGACGGCGCACGCCATCATCAACCTGCTGCCCGGCTCCGGCCGCATCACCGGCGGCCAGGTGCTCTTCGAGGGCCGCGATCTCACCACGCTGGGGCGGCGCGAGATCGAGGATGTTCGGGGCCGCCTGATCGGCATCGTGCCCCAGGACCCGATGTCGAACCTGAACCCCGTGTGGAGCGTCGGGTTCCAGGTCGAGGAGACCATCCGTGCCAACGGCATCGCCACGGGCCGCAAGGAGGTCAAGGAGCACGCCATCCGCGTGCTCAAGGAGGCCGGGCTCGCCGACGCCGAGACACGCATGAAGCAGTTCCCGCACCAGTTCTCGGGCGGGATGCGCCAGCGTGTGCTCATCGGAATCGGCCTGTCGTCGCATCCGAAGCTCCTGATCGCCGACGAGCCGACCTCGGCTCTCGACGTGACGGTGCAGCGGCAGATCCTCGATCACCTGGGCACGCTCACAGGCGACGCGGGCACCGCCGTGCTGTTCATCACGCACGACCTGGGCCTCGCCGCGGAGCGCGCCGAGAAGCTCATCGTCATGTACAAGGGCAAGATCGTCGAGGCCGGCCCCTCGGTGGAGCTGCTGCAGAACCCGCAGCACCCCTACACGCAGCGCCTTGTGGCCGCAGCGCCGAGCCTCGCCTCACGTCGCATCCAGGCGTCGTCGCACGACCTCGCCACGCTGGACTACCACGCGACGGGTGCGACGGAGGGTTCCGATCTGATCGCGGCGGGCGAGGAGCGCGCGCAGCATCAGGTGGCGCAGACGGATGCCGAGCCGGCGATCGTCGTAGACAAGCTCACCAAGGTGTTCAAGATCCGTGGGGGCAAGGGCGGCGCGAAGGAGTTGCGGGCCGTCGACGAGGTCTCGTTCTCGATCCCGCGCGGCACGACGATGGCGCTCGTGGGGGAGTCGGGTTCCGGCAAGTCCACGGTCGCCCGCATGCTGCTCAAGCTGGAGACGGTCACGAGCGGGTCCATCCGCATCGGCGGAACCGACATCGCCGGCATGAACCGACGCCAGCTGTTCTCGCTGCGCAGCCGCATGCAGCCCGTCTTCCAGGACCCGTACGGTTCGCTCGACCCGCTGCGCAGCATCGGCAGCACCATCGCCGAGCCGCTGGTGACGCACAAGGTGGGAGATCACGCCTCGCGCAAGGCGCGTGTGCTGGAGCTTCTCGAGCAGGTCGCCCTGCCCTCGACGCTCATCTCGCGCTACCCCAACGAGCTCTCGGGAGGCCAGCGGCAGCGCGTGGCCGTGGCGCGGGCGCTCGCGCTCAAGCCCGAGATCGTCATCCTGGATGAGGCCGTCTCGGCGCTCGACGTGCTCGTGCAGGCGCAGATCCTGCAGCTGCTCGCCGAGCTGCAGTCGGAGTTGAACCTCACCTATCTGTTCATCACGCACGACCTCGCGGTGGTGCGCGTCATCGCCGACCATGTCAGCGTCATGTCGAAGGGCCGCATCGTCGAGTCCGCAACGACCGACGAGGTCTTCGACAACCCGCGCGAGCAGTACACGCGCGAGCTTCTCGACGCCATCCCCGGCGCCGGGATCAAGCTCGGCATCTGA
- a CDS encoding ABC transporter permease encodes MSSNTPSGRRPGHFVAPLEETPLVAIDSVNIDEKRSNLWLDAWRDLRKRPMFWISSALILLIVIVALFPSWFTQLAPNSNCFLAVSNDGPTAGHPLGFTKRGCDVFARIVFGASTSISVGMIVILITTTLGLLAGAISGFYGGWIDAVISRVGDIFFSIPYILAAVVVMSVLSRYRSVWVLSLAIGLFAWPVVARVLRSEILRVKQSDFVMAAEALGVSRFRILLKHVLPNSIAPVIVITTLSLAGAIVAEATLSFLGVGLGSSTMSWGLDISAAQNDLRTNPMTLIYPSIALSVTVFAFIMLGELLRDALDPKARAQR; translated from the coding sequence ATGTCAAGTAACACGCCATCCGGGCGTCGGCCCGGTCATTTCGTCGCCCCCCTCGAGGAGACGCCGCTCGTCGCGATCGACAGCGTCAACATCGACGAGAAGCGCAGCAACCTCTGGCTGGACGCCTGGCGCGACCTGCGCAAGCGCCCGATGTTCTGGATCTCCTCCGCGCTCATCCTGCTCATCGTCATCGTCGCGCTCTTCCCCAGCTGGTTCACCCAGCTGGCTCCGAACAGCAACTGTTTTCTGGCCGTCAGCAACGACGGCCCCACGGCGGGGCATCCGCTCGGCTTCACGAAGCGTGGCTGCGACGTCTTCGCCCGCATCGTCTTCGGCGCCTCGACGTCGATCTCGGTCGGGATGATCGTCATTCTGATCACCACCACACTGGGCCTCCTGGCGGGTGCGATCAGCGGCTTCTACGGCGGTTGGATCGACGCGGTCATCTCTCGCGTCGGTGACATCTTCTTCTCGATCCCGTACATCCTCGCGGCCGTCGTCGTCATGTCGGTGCTGAGCAGGTACCGCAGCGTGTGGGTCCTCTCGCTCGCGATCGGCCTGTTCGCCTGGCCCGTCGTCGCGCGCGTGCTGAGGTCGGAGATCCTGAGGGTCAAGCAGTCGGACTTCGTGATGGCGGCGGAGGCGCTCGGCGTCTCGCGCTTCCGCATCCTGCTCAAGCATGTGCTGCCGAACTCGATCGCCCCCGTCATCGTCATCACGACCCTGTCGCTCGCCGGTGCGATCGTCGCCGAGGCGACCCTGTCGTTCCTCGGTGTCGGCCTCGGCAGCTCGACCATGTCCTGGGGTCTTGACATCAGCGCGGCGCAGAACGATCTGCGAACCAACCCGATGACGTTGATCTATCCGTCGATCGCCCTGTCCGTCACGGTGTTCGCCTTCATCATGCTGGGAGAGTTGCTGCGCGACGCCCTCGATCCGAAGGCGAGGGCCCAGCGATGA
- a CDS encoding ABC transporter permease, with product MPRYIMWRFLQAIPVFLGTTFLIYFMVFAMPGDPLLALFGDKTPNPAVLEQLREQYHLNEPFIVQYWYYMTGLFQGDFGTAYSGEPTTEILARTFPVTIRLAVLALIFQSVAGIAVGLVSGLRKGGIFDSSFLIISLVFLSLPIFVIAFVAQFVFGIQLGWARTTVGSGAPLQDLIMPAIVLATVSFAQIVRLTRSSVIETQQLDFVRTAYGKGLSRGRVIPVHILRNSLIPVTTYIGTDFGVLLVGATVTEGIFNVPGVGRTLYQAIIRGEGPTVVSFVTVMVLIYLLVNLVVDLLYAVLDPRIRYVK from the coding sequence CAGGCGACCCCCTGCTGGCGCTCTTTGGTGACAAGACCCCCAACCCGGCGGTGCTGGAGCAGCTCCGCGAGCAGTACCACCTCAACGAGCCCTTCATCGTGCAGTACTGGTACTACATGACGGGTCTGTTCCAGGGCGACTTCGGCACGGCGTACTCGGGTGAACCGACCACCGAGATCCTGGCCCGCACCTTCCCAGTCACGATCAGGCTCGCGGTCCTCGCGCTCATCTTCCAGTCGGTCGCCGGAATTGCCGTCGGCCTCGTCTCCGGGCTGCGCAAGGGCGGAATCTTCGACTCGAGCTTCCTCATCATCAGCCTCGTGTTCCTCTCGCTGCCGATCTTCGTGATCGCCTTCGTCGCCCAGTTCGTATTCGGCATCCAACTCGGCTGGGCCCGTACGACCGTGGGATCGGGGGCCCCGCTGCAGGACCTCATCATGCCCGCCATCGTGCTCGCGACGGTGAGCTTCGCGCAGATCGTGCGTCTCACCCGTTCCTCCGTGATCGAGACGCAGCAGCTCGACTTCGTGCGCACCGCATACGGCAAGGGCCTCAGCCGCGGCCGGGTCATTCCTGTGCACATCCTGCGCAACTCGCTCATCCCCGTGACGACCTACATCGGCACGGACTTCGGTGTTCTGCTCGTCGGCGCGACCGTCACGGAGGGCATCTTCAACGTGCCCGGCGTCGGCCGCACGCTGTACCAGGCAATCATCCGCGGCGAGGGCCCGACGGTCGTGTCGTTCGTGACCGTCATGGTGCTCATCTATCTGCTCGTCAACCTCGTCGTCGACCTGCTGTACGCCGTACTCGACCCCAGGATCCGCTATGTCAAGTAA